One genomic window of Syngnathoides biaculeatus isolate LvHL_M chromosome 13, ASM1980259v1, whole genome shotgun sequence includes the following:
- the LOC133510957 gene encoding SUN domain-containing ossification factor-like isoform X5, translated as MKMTTWRIGTLLWLCLSLIFWFPGCRVECGEPDQEAQSSQPSQDVILEEESGDARRQHEDDENLALPWQSSSKNERQKEEQPPQATDTHSKDSELDDPPPVEVNDDLSPLETERERHLETEKLDAPAAQDQESVVLIMSSDAVYESGVEDSDSPGIVASISAKLLTCSWHLSASGDEEDEAHPAAPDSDSPPAECEEEANPFDRDTQRPPAVLENMSNAHTTGTKTHSDPPPSAQEGRRLDGNRSHSLNEQDVSAAVTVDTEPSVNGKDPEDIPTFDEWKRKMMEVENEKTLSAHTSTNGGSGAVKKVQKNFNNYASVECGAKILGANPEAKSTSAILKENMDLYMLNPCSNKIWFIIELCEPVQVKQLDIANFELFSSTPKDFLVSISDRYPTNKWLKLGTFHGRDERTVQSFPLDEQLYAKYVKMFTKYIKVELLSHFGSEHFCPLSLMRVFGTSMVEEYEEIAEPSERPEDPDDDLDHASGLGPGEVKYSKNLIGSAKDVILNMVNNIAVNVLGGNSEMQGNLSSQDVSAKGPDFNETTTQTPVTAPSGASDLEEASVSADPDITETAAPSPTTAAPELPATDDRVPRPPPPDQQIVIPLEPEEEEPIGSTVTLLDGDDESEGEKQHVDENEAANVDPGTLLPVFASCSCASSLQEYLQRQCLALLSKKRKCPPADKEQIAPSVHTPTWLPPAPSSARPEPEQEHSEPHPPHERQQLPGGEPESEAPQPREKTEVQSHSDSMSEPPPLEPSQTDSSSANPAIVETPRLSSEAPAVAQSSEASRDSPAVETTTEALPPLSSAVGVGPAAEDGKVAATQVKASIVFSDSIPKPDVTGESRTASPPVEPSPDPAAPFDGLPLPTEPSQPTMHPPVELEPSSSAAVVSTDLTEEVSTPAAFPPLPSTSPSPYLSDIYADPPNGTEPNGSPVHGSSQKESVFMRLNNRIKALEMNMSLSGRYLEQLSQRYRKQMEEMQKAFNKTIIKLQNTSRIAAEQDQRQTDSIQLLHGQLENVTQMVLNLSVQVSQLQNEVSDRHTYVLLCLLLGLCFGLALFANRCRISITPPHAEPQPPTANSYSYCCPERNFTSGDDCSLKRSASYPLIGSVQLVPTKGPESLHPEESQANRKMSK; from the exons ATGAAGATGACAACATGGCGAATTGGGACACTACTGTGGCTTTGTCTGTCGCTCATATTTTG GTTTCCCGGCTGCCGTGTTGAATGCGGAGAGCCAGACCAGGAGGCCCAAAGTTCACAGCCTTCGCAGGACGTCATTTTGGAGGAAGAATCGGGAGACGCTCGGCGTCAACACGAG GATGACGAGAACTTGGCTCTGCCCTGGCAGTCCTCGTCCAAAAATGAGCGTCAGAAAGAGGAGCAGCCTCCGCAGGCCACGGACACCCATTCCAAG GACTCGGAGCTGGACGACCCCCCACCAGTAGAGGTCAACGATGACCTTTCACCGCTTGAGACGGAGCGCGAGCGACACTTGGAAACGGAAAAACTTGACGCGCCCGCTGCTCAAGACCAAGAATCAGTTGTCCTGATTATGTCTTCCGATGCGGTCTACGAATCGGGCGTCGAGGACAGTGACAGCCCGGGTATTG tGGCGTCTATTTCTGCAAAACTCTTAACTTGCTCGTGGCATCTTAGTGCTTCAGGTGATGAAGAGGATGAAGCTCATCCTGCGGCCCCCGACTCGGACTCGCCACCTGCCGAATGTGAAGAAGAGGCAAATCCTTTTGATCGTGACACGCA GCGTCCTCCGGCAGTCTTGGAAAACATGTCAAATGCTCACACCACCGGTACCAAAACCCACAGTGATCCTCCTCCCAGTGCACAAGAGGGCCGACGTCTGGATGGGAACAGGTCGCACTCCCTGAACGAGCAA GACGTGAGCGCCGCGGTCACCGTGGACACGGAACCCAGCGTGAACGGCAAAGACCCAGAAGACATCCCGACATTTGATGAGTGGAAACGGAAAATGATGGAGGTGGAGAATGAAAAAA CGTTGTCCGCGCACACTTCCACCAACGGGGGCTCCGGTGCGGTGAAGAAGGTCCAAAAAAACTTCAACAATTACGCTTCCGTTGAGTGCGGCGCAAAGATCCTGGGGGCTAATCCAGAAGCGAAG AGCACGTCAGCCATACTGAAGGAGAATATGGACCTGTACATGCTAAACCCTTGCAGTAACAAAAtctg GTTCATCATTGAGCTCTGTGAGCCCGTTCAGGTGAAGCAGTTGGATATTGCCAATTTTGAGCTCTTTTCGTCGACGCCCAAAGACTTTCTGGTCTCTATCAGTGACAG ATATCCCACCAACAAATGGCTCAAGTTGGGAACCTTTCACGGCCGAGACGAACGCACCGTCCAAAGCTTCCCATTGGATGAGCAGCTTTATGCGAAATATGTGAAG ATGTTCACCAAGTACATAAAG gtcGAGCTGCTCTCTCACTTTGGCTCTGAGCATTTTTGCCCGCTCAGTCTCATGAG AGTTTTTGGGACGAGCATGGTGGAAGAGTATGAAGAAATAGCTGAGCCTTCTGAAAGACCAGAAGATCCGGATGATGACTTGG ATCACGCATCCGGGCTTGGACCCGGTGAAGTCAAGTATTCCAAGAATCTGATTGGCTCGGCTAAGG ATGTCATTTTGAACATGGTCAATAATATCGCCGTAAATGTTCTCGGTGGCAACTCTGAAATGCAAG GAAACCTTTCATCCCAGGACGTGAGCGCGAAGGGGCCTGATTTTAACGAAACGACGACCCAAACTCCCGTCACAGCCCCGTCCGGCGC TTCAGATTTGGAAGAGGCAAGCGTGTCAGCGGACCCAGACATCACGGAAACCGCCGCCCCGTCCCCAACAACTGCGGCCCCCGAACTTCCAGCAACCGACGATCGCGTCCCGCGGCCTCCCCCGCCGGATCAACAAATTGTCATTCCTCTGGAGCCGGAGGAAGAAGAACCGATCGGCTCGACAGTCACACTTTTGGATGGAGACGACGAGTCGGAAGGGGAGAAGCAGCACGTGGATGAGAATGAAGCAGCAAATGTTGACCCGGGCACGCTTCTTCCCGTCTTTGCTTCTTGTTCGTGTGCAAGCTCCCTCCAGGAGTATCTGCAGCGGCAGTGTTTGGCGCTGCTCTCCAAAAAGCGCAAATGCCCACCCGCGGACAAGGAGCAAATTGCTCCTTCCGTCCACACTCCCACTTGGCTCCCACCCGCGCCCTCCTCTGCCCGTCCTGAACCCGAGCAGGAACACAGCGAGCCGCATCCGCCCCACGAAAGGCAACAACTTCCTGGGGGGGAGCCGGAAAGCGAAGCACCTCAGCCTCGGGAGAAGACCGAAGTCCAATCTCATTCTGACTCGATGTCCGAACCGCCTCCCCTGGAGCCCAGTCAAACTGACTCATCTTCTGCCAACCCCGCCATTGTCGAGACCCCCCGGCTTTCTTCCGAGGCTCCAGCGGTGGCACAAAGCTCAGAAGCGAGCCGAGATTCGCCGGCCGTGGAGACGACCACGGAGGCTTTACCGCCTCTCAGTAGCGCAGTCGGCGTCGGACCCGCAGCGGAAGATGGCAAAGTGGCAGCGACACAAGTAAAAGCCAGCATAGTGTTCAGTGACTCCATCCCGAAGCCTGACGTGACGGGTGAGTCCCGGACCGCTTCTCCCCCGGTGGAACCGTCCCCCGACCCGGCAGCTCCTTTTGACGGTCTCCCTCTTCCCACTGAGCCATCCCAGCCCACGATGCACCCGCCCGTCGAACTTGAGCCCTCCAGTAGCGCCGCGGTCGTCTCAACCGACCTGACAGAAGAGGTCTCTACCCCTGCCGCCTTCCCCCCTTTGCCTTCGACATCCCCCTCACCGTACCTGTCCGACATCTACGCGGACCCTCCGAACGGCACCGAACCGAACGGCAGCCCGGTGCACGGCTCCAGCCAGAAGGAGTCGGTCTTCATGCGACTCAACAACCGCATCAAGGCCCTCGAGATGAACATGTCGCTCAGCGGCCGCTATCTGGAGCAGCTCAGCCAGAG ATATCGCAAGCAGATGGAGGAGATGCAGAAGGCTTTCAACAAAACGATTATTAAGCTTCAGAATACCTCCAGAATTGCGGCGGAGCAG GATCAGCGTCAGACGGACTCCATTCAGTTGCTGCACGGCCAGCTGGAGAACGTCACTCAAATGGTTCTGAACCTGTCGGTCCAAGTCAGCCAGCTGCAGAATGAG gTGTCCGACCGGCACACGTACGTGCTGCTGTGCCTGCTGCTGGGTCTGTGTTTCGGGCTGGCGCTGTTTGCCAACCGCTGCCGCATCTCCATCACGCCTCCGCACGCCGAGCCGCAGCCGCCCACGGCGAACAGCTACAGCTACTGCTGTCCCGAGAG AAATTTCACCTCCGGTGACGACTGCAGTTTGAAGAGGAGCGCATCGTACCCGCTAATCGGCTCCGTCCAGTTAGTGCCCACTAAAG GTCCTGAAAGTCTTCATCCCGAGGAGAGCCAAGCTAACCGAAAG ATGTCAAAATGA
- the LOC133510957 gene encoding SUN domain-containing ossification factor-like isoform X3, which translates to MKMTTWRIGTLLWLCLSLIFWFPGCRVECGEPDQEAQSSQPSQDVILEEESGDARRQHEDDENLALPWQSSSKNERQKEEQPPQATDTHSKDSELDDPPPVEVNDDLSPLETERERHLETEKLDAPAAQDQESVVLIMSSDAVYESGVEDSDSPGIGKTRESVAIGASGDEEDEAHPAAPDSDSPPAECEEEANPFDRDTQRPPAVLENMSNAHTTGTKTHSDPPPSAQEGRRLDGNRSHSLNEQDVSAAVTVDTEPSVNGKDPEDIPTFDEWKRKMMEVENEKTLSAHTSTNGGSGAVKKVQKNFNNYASVECGAKILGANPEAKSTSAILKENMDLYMLNPCSNKIWFIIELCEPVQVKQLDIANFELFSSTPKDFLVSISDRYPTNKWLKLGTFHGRDERTVQSFPLDEQLYAKYVKMFTKYIKVELLSHFGSEHFCPLSLMRVFGTSMVEEYEEIAEPSERPEDPDDDLDHASGLGPGEVKYSKNLIGSAKDVILNMVNNIAVNVLGGNSEMQGNLSSQDVSAKGPDFNETTTQTPVTAPSGASDLEEASVSADPDITETAAPSPTTAAPELPATDDRVPRPPPPDQQIVIPLEPEEEEPIGSTVTLLDGDDESEGEKQHVDENEAANVDPGTLLPVFASCSCASSLQEYLQRQCLALLSKKRKCPPADKEQIAPSVHTPTWLPPAPSSARPEPEQEHSEPHPPHERQQLPGGEPESEAPQPREKTEVQSHSDSMSEPPPLEPSQTDSSSANPAIVETPRLSSEAPAVAQSSEASRDSPAVETTTEALPPLSSAVGVGPAAEDGKVAATQVKASIVFSDSIPKPDVTGESRTASPPVEPSPDPAAPFDGLPLPTEPSQPTMHPPVELEPSSSAAVVSTDLTEEVSTPAAFPPLPSTSPSPYLSDIYADPPNGTEPNGSPVHGSSQKESVFMRLNNRIKALEMNMSLSGRYLEQLSQRYRKQMEEMQKAFNKTIIKLQNTSRIAAEQDQRQTDSIQLLHGQLENVTQMVLNLSVQVSQLQNEVSDRHTYVLLCLLLGLCFGLALFANRCRISITPPHAEPQPPTANSYSYCCPERNFTSGDDCSLKRSASYPLIGSVQLVPTKGPESLHPEESQANRKKRRHELKAESLTSSRAPPPACKGAAVWNGVPVATKPASLTRRLLPPAFRDSPSSGSSEASSHSDEASFCGIAAACSRICDGLPLAETRAEKRALRRRRAKPTCAVVDFLQVPLADKSNTLSISATQDIMNMKSKQSSGTFGLKIPLSGPV; encoded by the exons ATGAAGATGACAACATGGCGAATTGGGACACTACTGTGGCTTTGTCTGTCGCTCATATTTTG GTTTCCCGGCTGCCGTGTTGAATGCGGAGAGCCAGACCAGGAGGCCCAAAGTTCACAGCCTTCGCAGGACGTCATTTTGGAGGAAGAATCGGGAGACGCTCGGCGTCAACACGAG GATGACGAGAACTTGGCTCTGCCCTGGCAGTCCTCGTCCAAAAATGAGCGTCAGAAAGAGGAGCAGCCTCCGCAGGCCACGGACACCCATTCCAAG GACTCGGAGCTGGACGACCCCCCACCAGTAGAGGTCAACGATGACCTTTCACCGCTTGAGACGGAGCGCGAGCGACACTTGGAAACGGAAAAACTTGACGCGCCCGCTGCTCAAGACCAAGAATCAGTTGTCCTGATTATGTCTTCCGATGCGGTCTACGAATCGGGCGTCGAGGACAGTGACAGCCCGGGTATTGGTAAAACTCGGGAAAGCGTCGCAATCgg TGCTTCAGGTGATGAAGAGGATGAAGCTCATCCTGCGGCCCCCGACTCGGACTCGCCACCTGCCGAATGTGAAGAAGAGGCAAATCCTTTTGATCGTGACACGCA GCGTCCTCCGGCAGTCTTGGAAAACATGTCAAATGCTCACACCACCGGTACCAAAACCCACAGTGATCCTCCTCCCAGTGCACAAGAGGGCCGACGTCTGGATGGGAACAGGTCGCACTCCCTGAACGAGCAA GACGTGAGCGCCGCGGTCACCGTGGACACGGAACCCAGCGTGAACGGCAAAGACCCAGAAGACATCCCGACATTTGATGAGTGGAAACGGAAAATGATGGAGGTGGAGAATGAAAAAA CGTTGTCCGCGCACACTTCCACCAACGGGGGCTCCGGTGCGGTGAAGAAGGTCCAAAAAAACTTCAACAATTACGCTTCCGTTGAGTGCGGCGCAAAGATCCTGGGGGCTAATCCAGAAGCGAAG AGCACGTCAGCCATACTGAAGGAGAATATGGACCTGTACATGCTAAACCCTTGCAGTAACAAAAtctg GTTCATCATTGAGCTCTGTGAGCCCGTTCAGGTGAAGCAGTTGGATATTGCCAATTTTGAGCTCTTTTCGTCGACGCCCAAAGACTTTCTGGTCTCTATCAGTGACAG ATATCCCACCAACAAATGGCTCAAGTTGGGAACCTTTCACGGCCGAGACGAACGCACCGTCCAAAGCTTCCCATTGGATGAGCAGCTTTATGCGAAATATGTGAAG ATGTTCACCAAGTACATAAAG gtcGAGCTGCTCTCTCACTTTGGCTCTGAGCATTTTTGCCCGCTCAGTCTCATGAG AGTTTTTGGGACGAGCATGGTGGAAGAGTATGAAGAAATAGCTGAGCCTTCTGAAAGACCAGAAGATCCGGATGATGACTTGG ATCACGCATCCGGGCTTGGACCCGGTGAAGTCAAGTATTCCAAGAATCTGATTGGCTCGGCTAAGG ATGTCATTTTGAACATGGTCAATAATATCGCCGTAAATGTTCTCGGTGGCAACTCTGAAATGCAAG GAAACCTTTCATCCCAGGACGTGAGCGCGAAGGGGCCTGATTTTAACGAAACGACGACCCAAACTCCCGTCACAGCCCCGTCCGGCGC TTCAGATTTGGAAGAGGCAAGCGTGTCAGCGGACCCAGACATCACGGAAACCGCCGCCCCGTCCCCAACAACTGCGGCCCCCGAACTTCCAGCAACCGACGATCGCGTCCCGCGGCCTCCCCCGCCGGATCAACAAATTGTCATTCCTCTGGAGCCGGAGGAAGAAGAACCGATCGGCTCGACAGTCACACTTTTGGATGGAGACGACGAGTCGGAAGGGGAGAAGCAGCACGTGGATGAGAATGAAGCAGCAAATGTTGACCCGGGCACGCTTCTTCCCGTCTTTGCTTCTTGTTCGTGTGCAAGCTCCCTCCAGGAGTATCTGCAGCGGCAGTGTTTGGCGCTGCTCTCCAAAAAGCGCAAATGCCCACCCGCGGACAAGGAGCAAATTGCTCCTTCCGTCCACACTCCCACTTGGCTCCCACCCGCGCCCTCCTCTGCCCGTCCTGAACCCGAGCAGGAACACAGCGAGCCGCATCCGCCCCACGAAAGGCAACAACTTCCTGGGGGGGAGCCGGAAAGCGAAGCACCTCAGCCTCGGGAGAAGACCGAAGTCCAATCTCATTCTGACTCGATGTCCGAACCGCCTCCCCTGGAGCCCAGTCAAACTGACTCATCTTCTGCCAACCCCGCCATTGTCGAGACCCCCCGGCTTTCTTCCGAGGCTCCAGCGGTGGCACAAAGCTCAGAAGCGAGCCGAGATTCGCCGGCCGTGGAGACGACCACGGAGGCTTTACCGCCTCTCAGTAGCGCAGTCGGCGTCGGACCCGCAGCGGAAGATGGCAAAGTGGCAGCGACACAAGTAAAAGCCAGCATAGTGTTCAGTGACTCCATCCCGAAGCCTGACGTGACGGGTGAGTCCCGGACCGCTTCTCCCCCGGTGGAACCGTCCCCCGACCCGGCAGCTCCTTTTGACGGTCTCCCTCTTCCCACTGAGCCATCCCAGCCCACGATGCACCCGCCCGTCGAACTTGAGCCCTCCAGTAGCGCCGCGGTCGTCTCAACCGACCTGACAGAAGAGGTCTCTACCCCTGCCGCCTTCCCCCCTTTGCCTTCGACATCCCCCTCACCGTACCTGTCCGACATCTACGCGGACCCTCCGAACGGCACCGAACCGAACGGCAGCCCGGTGCACGGCTCCAGCCAGAAGGAGTCGGTCTTCATGCGACTCAACAACCGCATCAAGGCCCTCGAGATGAACATGTCGCTCAGCGGCCGCTATCTGGAGCAGCTCAGCCAGAG ATATCGCAAGCAGATGGAGGAGATGCAGAAGGCTTTCAACAAAACGATTATTAAGCTTCAGAATACCTCCAGAATTGCGGCGGAGCAG GATCAGCGTCAGACGGACTCCATTCAGTTGCTGCACGGCCAGCTGGAGAACGTCACTCAAATGGTTCTGAACCTGTCGGTCCAAGTCAGCCAGCTGCAGAATGAG gTGTCCGACCGGCACACGTACGTGCTGCTGTGCCTGCTGCTGGGTCTGTGTTTCGGGCTGGCGCTGTTTGCCAACCGCTGCCGCATCTCCATCACGCCTCCGCACGCCGAGCCGCAGCCGCCCACGGCGAACAGCTACAGCTACTGCTGTCCCGAGAG AAATTTCACCTCCGGTGACGACTGCAGTTTGAAGAGGAGCGCATCGTACCCGCTAATCGGCTCCGTCCAGTTAGTGCCCACTAAAG GTCCTGAAAGTCTTCATCCCGAGGAGAGCCAAGCTAACCGAAAG AAAAGACGACACGAGCTGAAAGCGGAGTCGCTGACGTCCTCCCGCGCCCCTCCGCCGGCCTGCAAAGGAGCCGCCGTATGGAACGGCGTTCCCGTCGCGACAAAGCCCGCCTCCCTGACGAGGAGGCTCCTCCCCCCCGCCTTCCGAGACTCTCCGTCTTCGGGCAGCTCGGAGGCGTCTTCCCACTCGGACGAAGCGTCCTTCTGCGGAATCGCCGCCGCCTGCTCTCGGATATGCGACGGTCTGCCCCTGGCCGAGACCCGAGCAGAGAAAAGGGCGTTAAGACGCAGGCGCGCCAAGCCCACTTGTGCCGTGGTGGACTTCCTTCAGGTCCCGCTCGCAGACAAAAGCAACACCTTGTCCATATCTGCCACACAGGACATCATGAACATGAAGTCAAAGCAAAGCTCCGGGACTTTTGGACTCAAAATCCCTCTCTCAGGACCCGTCTGA
- the LOC133510957 gene encoding SUN domain-containing ossification factor-like isoform X1: MKMTTWRIGTLLWLCLSLIFWFPGCRVECGEPDQEAQSSQPSQDVILEEESGDARRQHEDDENLALPWQSSSKNERQKEEQPPQATDTHSKDSELDDPPPVEVNDDLSPLETERERHLETEKLDAPAAQDQESVVLIMSSDAVYESGVEDSDSPGIVASISAKLLTCSWHLSASGDEEDEAHPAAPDSDSPPAECEEEANPFDRDTQRPPAVLENMSNAHTTGTKTHSDPPPSAQEGRRLDGNRSHSLNEQDVSAAVTVDTEPSVNGKDPEDIPTFDEWKRKMMEVENEKTLSAHTSTNGGSGAVKKVQKNFNNYASVECGAKILGANPEAKSTSAILKENMDLYMLNPCSNKIWFIIELCEPVQVKQLDIANFELFSSTPKDFLVSISDRYPTNKWLKLGTFHGRDERTVQSFPLDEQLYAKYVKMFTKYIKVELLSHFGSEHFCPLSLMRVFGTSMVEEYEEIAEPSERPEDPDDDLDHASGLGPGEVKYSKNLIGSAKDVILNMVNNIAVNVLGGNSEMQGNLSSQDVSAKGPDFNETTTQTPVTAPSGASDLEEASVSADPDITETAAPSPTTAAPELPATDDRVPRPPPPDQQIVIPLEPEEEEPIGSTVTLLDGDDESEGEKQHVDENEAANVDPGTLLPVFASCSCASSLQEYLQRQCLALLSKKRKCPPADKEQIAPSVHTPTWLPPAPSSARPEPEQEHSEPHPPHERQQLPGGEPESEAPQPREKTEVQSHSDSMSEPPPLEPSQTDSSSANPAIVETPRLSSEAPAVAQSSEASRDSPAVETTTEALPPLSSAVGVGPAAEDGKVAATQVKASIVFSDSIPKPDVTGESRTASPPVEPSPDPAAPFDGLPLPTEPSQPTMHPPVELEPSSSAAVVSTDLTEEVSTPAAFPPLPSTSPSPYLSDIYADPPNGTEPNGSPVHGSSQKESVFMRLNNRIKALEMNMSLSGRYLEQLSQRYRKQMEEMQKAFNKTIIKLQNTSRIAAEQDQRQTDSIQLLHGQLENVTQMVLNLSVQVSQLQNEVSDRHTYVLLCLLLGLCFGLALFANRCRISITPPHAEPQPPTANSYSYCCPERNFTSGDDCSLKRSASYPLIGSVQLVPTKGPESLHPEESQANRKKRRHELKAESLTSSRAPPPACKGAAVWNGVPVATKPASLTRRLLPPAFRDSPSSGSSEASSHSDEASFCGIAAACSRICDGLPLAETRAEKRALRRRRAKPTCAVVDFLQVPLADKSNTLSISATQDIMNMKSKQSSGTFGLKIPLSGPV; encoded by the exons ATGAAGATGACAACATGGCGAATTGGGACACTACTGTGGCTTTGTCTGTCGCTCATATTTTG GTTTCCCGGCTGCCGTGTTGAATGCGGAGAGCCAGACCAGGAGGCCCAAAGTTCACAGCCTTCGCAGGACGTCATTTTGGAGGAAGAATCGGGAGACGCTCGGCGTCAACACGAG GATGACGAGAACTTGGCTCTGCCCTGGCAGTCCTCGTCCAAAAATGAGCGTCAGAAAGAGGAGCAGCCTCCGCAGGCCACGGACACCCATTCCAAG GACTCGGAGCTGGACGACCCCCCACCAGTAGAGGTCAACGATGACCTTTCACCGCTTGAGACGGAGCGCGAGCGACACTTGGAAACGGAAAAACTTGACGCGCCCGCTGCTCAAGACCAAGAATCAGTTGTCCTGATTATGTCTTCCGATGCGGTCTACGAATCGGGCGTCGAGGACAGTGACAGCCCGGGTATTG tGGCGTCTATTTCTGCAAAACTCTTAACTTGCTCGTGGCATCTTAGTGCTTCAGGTGATGAAGAGGATGAAGCTCATCCTGCGGCCCCCGACTCGGACTCGCCACCTGCCGAATGTGAAGAAGAGGCAAATCCTTTTGATCGTGACACGCA GCGTCCTCCGGCAGTCTTGGAAAACATGTCAAATGCTCACACCACCGGTACCAAAACCCACAGTGATCCTCCTCCCAGTGCACAAGAGGGCCGACGTCTGGATGGGAACAGGTCGCACTCCCTGAACGAGCAA GACGTGAGCGCCGCGGTCACCGTGGACACGGAACCCAGCGTGAACGGCAAAGACCCAGAAGACATCCCGACATTTGATGAGTGGAAACGGAAAATGATGGAGGTGGAGAATGAAAAAA CGTTGTCCGCGCACACTTCCACCAACGGGGGCTCCGGTGCGGTGAAGAAGGTCCAAAAAAACTTCAACAATTACGCTTCCGTTGAGTGCGGCGCAAAGATCCTGGGGGCTAATCCAGAAGCGAAG AGCACGTCAGCCATACTGAAGGAGAATATGGACCTGTACATGCTAAACCCTTGCAGTAACAAAAtctg GTTCATCATTGAGCTCTGTGAGCCCGTTCAGGTGAAGCAGTTGGATATTGCCAATTTTGAGCTCTTTTCGTCGACGCCCAAAGACTTTCTGGTCTCTATCAGTGACAG ATATCCCACCAACAAATGGCTCAAGTTGGGAACCTTTCACGGCCGAGACGAACGCACCGTCCAAAGCTTCCCATTGGATGAGCAGCTTTATGCGAAATATGTGAAG ATGTTCACCAAGTACATAAAG gtcGAGCTGCTCTCTCACTTTGGCTCTGAGCATTTTTGCCCGCTCAGTCTCATGAG AGTTTTTGGGACGAGCATGGTGGAAGAGTATGAAGAAATAGCTGAGCCTTCTGAAAGACCAGAAGATCCGGATGATGACTTGG ATCACGCATCCGGGCTTGGACCCGGTGAAGTCAAGTATTCCAAGAATCTGATTGGCTCGGCTAAGG ATGTCATTTTGAACATGGTCAATAATATCGCCGTAAATGTTCTCGGTGGCAACTCTGAAATGCAAG GAAACCTTTCATCCCAGGACGTGAGCGCGAAGGGGCCTGATTTTAACGAAACGACGACCCAAACTCCCGTCACAGCCCCGTCCGGCGC TTCAGATTTGGAAGAGGCAAGCGTGTCAGCGGACCCAGACATCACGGAAACCGCCGCCCCGTCCCCAACAACTGCGGCCCCCGAACTTCCAGCAACCGACGATCGCGTCCCGCGGCCTCCCCCGCCGGATCAACAAATTGTCATTCCTCTGGAGCCGGAGGAAGAAGAACCGATCGGCTCGACAGTCACACTTTTGGATGGAGACGACGAGTCGGAAGGGGAGAAGCAGCACGTGGATGAGAATGAAGCAGCAAATGTTGACCCGGGCACGCTTCTTCCCGTCTTTGCTTCTTGTTCGTGTGCAAGCTCCCTCCAGGAGTATCTGCAGCGGCAGTGTTTGGCGCTGCTCTCCAAAAAGCGCAAATGCCCACCCGCGGACAAGGAGCAAATTGCTCCTTCCGTCCACACTCCCACTTGGCTCCCACCCGCGCCCTCCTCTGCCCGTCCTGAACCCGAGCAGGAACACAGCGAGCCGCATCCGCCCCACGAAAGGCAACAACTTCCTGGGGGGGAGCCGGAAAGCGAAGCACCTCAGCCTCGGGAGAAGACCGAAGTCCAATCTCATTCTGACTCGATGTCCGAACCGCCTCCCCTGGAGCCCAGTCAAACTGACTCATCTTCTGCCAACCCCGCCATTGTCGAGACCCCCCGGCTTTCTTCCGAGGCTCCAGCGGTGGCACAAAGCTCAGAAGCGAGCCGAGATTCGCCGGCCGTGGAGACGACCACGGAGGCTTTACCGCCTCTCAGTAGCGCAGTCGGCGTCGGACCCGCAGCGGAAGATGGCAAAGTGGCAGCGACACAAGTAAAAGCCAGCATAGTGTTCAGTGACTCCATCCCGAAGCCTGACGTGACGGGTGAGTCCCGGACCGCTTCTCCCCCGGTGGAACCGTCCCCCGACCCGGCAGCTCCTTTTGACGGTCTCCCTCTTCCCACTGAGCCATCCCAGCCCACGATGCACCCGCCCGTCGAACTTGAGCCCTCCAGTAGCGCCGCGGTCGTCTCAACCGACCTGACAGAAGAGGTCTCTACCCCTGCCGCCTTCCCCCCTTTGCCTTCGACATCCCCCTCACCGTACCTGTCCGACATCTACGCGGACCCTCCGAACGGCACCGAACCGAACGGCAGCCCGGTGCACGGCTCCAGCCAGAAGGAGTCGGTCTTCATGCGACTCAACAACCGCATCAAGGCCCTCGAGATGAACATGTCGCTCAGCGGCCGCTATCTGGAGCAGCTCAGCCAGAG ATATCGCAAGCAGATGGAGGAGATGCAGAAGGCTTTCAACAAAACGATTATTAAGCTTCAGAATACCTCCAGAATTGCGGCGGAGCAG GATCAGCGTCAGACGGACTCCATTCAGTTGCTGCACGGCCAGCTGGAGAACGTCACTCAAATGGTTCTGAACCTGTCGGTCCAAGTCAGCCAGCTGCAGAATGAG gTGTCCGACCGGCACACGTACGTGCTGCTGTGCCTGCTGCTGGGTCTGTGTTTCGGGCTGGCGCTGTTTGCCAACCGCTGCCGCATCTCCATCACGCCTCCGCACGCCGAGCCGCAGCCGCCCACGGCGAACAGCTACAGCTACTGCTGTCCCGAGAG AAATTTCACCTCCGGTGACGACTGCAGTTTGAAGAGGAGCGCATCGTACCCGCTAATCGGCTCCGTCCAGTTAGTGCCCACTAAAG GTCCTGAAAGTCTTCATCCCGAGGAGAGCCAAGCTAACCGAAAG AAAAGACGACACGAGCTGAAAGCGGAGTCGCTGACGTCCTCCCGCGCCCCTCCGCCGGCCTGCAAAGGAGCCGCCGTATGGAACGGCGTTCCCGTCGCGACAAAGCCCGCCTCCCTGACGAGGAGGCTCCTCCCCCCCGCCTTCCGAGACTCTCCGTCTTCGGGCAGCTCGGAGGCGTCTTCCCACTCGGACGAAGCGTCCTTCTGCGGAATCGCCGCCGCCTGCTCTCGGATATGCGACGGTCTGCCCCTGGCCGAGACCCGAGCAGAGAAAAGGGCGTTAAGACGCAGGCGCGCCAAGCCCACTTGTGCCGTGGTGGACTTCCTTCAGGTCCCGCTCGCAGACAAAAGCAACACCTTGTCCATATCTGCCACACAGGACATCATGAACATGAAGTCAAAGCAAAGCTCCGGGACTTTTGGACTCAAAATCCCTCTCTCAGGACCCGTCTGA